In Spirosoma sp. KUDC1026, the sequence GGTTGAAGTTCCTGTCAATGCTTCCAGCAACTGCCAGTTCGTTGAAAAAATACCTGCGTCACCGCCCATAAAGCGCGTACCTGCATAGGTAGCTGCCAGTGCTGCTTCTGCGTGGTCTGGAATCGTGTAAAATGTGCCTGGACTCAAATTGGAAGGAGCCTGTTCCTTCAGAAAGTCCGAGCAGCCAATGGGGCCAGTTAAGGCAAGCCCACAAAGAACCGCTTGGCTGATATATTTAGTGAGTGTATGTCTCATACGAAAAAGTCAGTAAACAAAATGCGTTGGTAAATTACAGACCGATCTGCAGGCCAAATAGGTATGTTGTTGGTTTTGGGTAGTTGTGCCAGATCATACCCTGCGAGAAAGCACTGTTACCAGCTGCCTGGTTCGTTGGCGTTACTTCTGGGTCACCAACGATTGGATCTTCTAACAACAGGAAGAAGTTCTGCGCCGAAGCGTACACGCGCAGGCGGTTCATCTTCAGTTTATTAGTGACCTCGGCTGGGAACGTGTAGCCAAAGAGCAGGTTACGACCGCGCAGGAACGAACCGTTTTTGATCCAGTGGCTGTCTACGTTGGTCACGTAACCAGCCCGGGTGTCCCGAATCTGGGCGATAGGCGTGTTCTGGTTCTGAGGTGTCCAGGCGTTCAGTACCGATGAGTAGCTGTTGGCCAGTGCCTGCCGGTCTTCGCTGGCGTGCAGGTTCATCAGCATAACGTCGTTACCGTACATAAACTGCAGTTCCAGCGTAGCGTCGAAGTTGCCGAAACGAAGGTTGTTCGTCATGGCACCCCAGCCTTTAGGGCTACCGTTACCAATGATGCTGCGGTCAGCATCGGTGATAGCGCGGTCGCCGTTTACGTCCAGGTATTTGATGTCACCCGGCAGAATCGTCAGACCATTCCGGTAACTCGTGAATCGAGCCGCTTCTTCCCGCTCAGACTCGTTCCAGGTACCCAGACGGGTCAGACCATAGAACGAACCAACCGGTTCGCCTACCCGAATTACGTTAGTTGGGTTCGTGAAGTTAGGACCACCTACGTTGAAGATATCGGAAGGCGTAGCCAGCGTTAGGACTTTGTTGCGGTTCAGCGAGATATTGAACGTTGTATTCCAGCTAAACTTACCGTTGTTGACGTTCACCGTGTTCAGGCCGAATTCAAACCCTTGGTTCTGCATCGAACCGACATTGCGACGGATGGTACCGTAGCCGCTGGTACGTGGTACGGGTGCGTCAAGCAGCATATCGGTTGTCAGACGATAGTAGTAGTCGGCTTCCAGCGAGATGCGGCCTTTGAACAAACCAATTTCGACGCCCACGTCGGTCTGTGCCGTTTTTTCCCAGCGCAGGTCGGGGTTAGCCAGACGGTTAATACCCGTTCCACCGGCCCGTGTATCACCATAGACGGCTGCGTAGTTGGAGCCAAGCAGCGACAATGACGTGTAAGGAGGAATTTCGGAGTTCCCTGTCAGACCGTAGCTACTGCGAATTTTCAGGTTCGAAATGATCGGGTTACCTTTCAGGAAATCCTCTTCCGATACGCGCCAAGCCAGAGCGGCAGAAGGGAAGAACGCAAATTTGTGGTTTTCCCCGAATTTAGACGAACCATCGGCCCGGCCCGTAAATGTCAGCAGGTACCGATCCCGGAAGCCGTAGTTAATCCGGCCAAAATATGAATTAAAGGCAAAGCGATCGGCGTACGATGATACCGATGGGTTCGTAGCCCCAGCGCCCAGGTTGTTAAACCCGAAATAATCGGTGGCAAAACCGCTTACGCTGGCTCCGATACCAAACCGGGTGGTTTCCTGCCAGGAAATACCCAGCAGACCCGTGAACGAGTGATCCGTTCCGATCTGCTTGTTGTAGGTCAGGTAGTTTTCCAGCGACCAGAAATTCGTACGGTTATTATTACCCGACGCGTTTCCGTTACCGCCGATGTTCAGCGTACGGGATTGCGACTGGTTGATTTCCTGTGTCTGTATGTTGGTACCTAATACCGACCGGAATTCCAGGCCTTTAGCCAGGCTGATGTTAGCAAATAAGCTACCCAGAATGGTCT encodes:
- a CDS encoding SusC/RagA family TonB-linked outer membrane protein, whose amino-acid sequence is MEKPLPLSGRAGRLLRHSVSPFALAIACLTSSHAIASNDPELLGKRATRFLAINTIQVDRTITGRVVDDKNEALPGVSIVVKGTQRGTVTDASGSYKLDVPDAGATLVFSFVGYNAQEIAVGSQATVNVTLKADDKTLDEIVVIGYGTARKSDLTGAVSGIKEAELLERPAPSLNQQLSGRLPGVQVNTNSGRPGGRTTVRIRGFSSINSSNNPLYVVDGVMLPQGTGDQFSNPIDYINPNDIVSVEVLKDASSTAIYGARGANGVILVTTRKGKAGESRITYDGQFSVNTIGPNKPKVLNAKEYLAVEDLAYANMAKYDPVGWAAGKWSYLDPTVRRRAFSAAHPGVFDANLNPLYDTDWFKESSQNKLSQNHQLGFSGGNERTQYSVSLNYRDDQGLIKTSYMKRYSGRFTLDDQVKKWLKIGGTLNYNYQTENLVDINDAVARQIVEDFPFLPVRYPDSGVLAENRDYPYAEGTMSSVHRLLDRRYIQNTQTILGSLFANISLAKGLEFRSVLGTNIQTQEINQSQSRTLNIGGNGNASGNNNRTNFWSLENYLTYNKQIGTDHSFTGLLGISWQETTRFGIGASVSGFATDYFGFNNLGAGATNPSVSSYADRFAFNSYFGRINYGFRDRYLLTFTGRADGSSKFGENHKFAFFPSAALAWRVSEEDFLKGNPIISNLKIRSSYGLTGNSEIPPYTSLSLLGSNYAAVYGDTRAGGTGINRLANPDLRWEKTAQTDVGVEIGLFKGRISLEADYYYRLTTDMLLDAPVPRTSGYGTIRRNVGSMQNQGFEFGLNTVNVNNGKFSWNTTFNISLNRNKVLTLATPSDIFNVGGPNFTNPTNVIRVGEPVGSFYGLTRLGTWNESEREEAARFTSYRNGLTILPGDIKYLDVNGDRAITDADRSIIGNGSPKGWGAMTNNLRFGNFDATLELQFMYGNDVMLMNLHASEDRQALANSYSSVLNAWTPQNQNTPIAQIRDTRAGYVTNVDSHWIKNGSFLRGRNLLFGYTFPAEVTNKLKMNRLRVYASAQNFFLLLEDPIVGDPEVTPTNQAAGNSAFSQGMIWHNYPKPTTYLFGLQIGL